The Anomaloglossus baeobatrachus isolate aAnoBae1 chromosome 5, aAnoBae1.hap1, whole genome shotgun sequence genome includes the window atcttgatattcaaatttgatttttatccttttgatatttttcaatcactgtctattgtctggtgtttatttttatatgatggtaagatatacgttcatacgattaaataaatcagggacaaggacaggcgATAGCGCCAGGTTGGGGGCCCAGACTTCCCTAACTTCAAGGGTAGCTCTGGGTGTGAGGGTGAGCAcagtggccccagccttagggccagtataggttaCCCTGTGTTTCCCAGCCACTCATGACAACAGAATTACCACATACAGTATAAGTAAAATACAGGAAAACCATCATTATGTACGCTCCTGTGGGGGTCGAGCACCTCCTACAAATCCACTTGTTGATCCTCAGAATAGAGGAGCTATAGTAGCAGATGAATAGCACCATTGACATCTAAGGGAAGGAGAaagaaaatttgtcaaaaaagaGCATAAATTATACCATGAAGTAGTAGAAAACATTGTCTGCTCAGATGAATCAAGATTTCTGTTACACAATGCTGATCGGAGGGTCAGAAGTTGGTGCAAGCAGCATGAATCCATGTACCCGTCCTGTCAGGTGTCAACATTTCAGGCTGGTGGAGGTGGAGTAATGATGTGGAGAATATTTTCATTTCTTTGTCTGGATCTTTTGTTACCTatgaattaatgttttgaccctaaaTCTTACCTAACCATTCTGGCTGACCAAGCTCATCCCTTTATGGCAGTTGTTAACACTATGTCTGAAATCTGAAGCTATGTGAAACTACTGCTGTCATGTCATGTCATGTTCGGTGGTCATGTTAATGACCTTTATTCTTCTTAGAAGTAATTTCTTACAACTGGTCTGTGACGTTTACAaactttgtttcagggtgaagttcTGACCCATATTATTACTTCAGAGACTTATGTGAttggtgatgagtggtgtaaagaggagatgcTTACAGACAGCtatccaggtgagtagtgaccactaaatgctgaGCAGTTACAGATTCTACTCCGCCACTGGATCTTACAATTATGTGTTGAATTTCTTTAGGGTATGTTACACAgacttttttatatggattttagaCCTGAAGATTTAGTGCTTAAACAAAAAAACACTTTTACATTATTTTGTATGGTTGTCTCTCCAGTTCAGAAGACATACTTCTTGGCTTACAGTAACACAGACAAAAATGGATACAACACATTGAAGAATAAAAATAATTaacgtacagttgaaaccagaagtttccatccactatctaaaaagacacatctacatgcttctcactatctgacaagaaatcagaataaacgtttcccgttttaggtcaattaggaaccaaaattatttatatttgccaaatgccagaataatgaaagagagagagaatgttttaaggcatttttattactttctgcaaagtcaaaagtttacatacactaatgccgacgtcacacgggacgatctatcgtgcgatcgcacgagcgattgctcccgccccccatcgtttgtgcgtcacgggcaattagttgcctgtggcgcacaaagtcgttaatccctGTCACACTCACTtaactcccggacgacgtcgctgtgggcggcgaacatcctcttcctgaagggggagacatcacacagcggccgcccaatagaagcggaggggcggagatgagcgggacataaacatcccgcccaccaccttccttctgcattgccggcaggacacaggtaagctgtgttcgtcgttcccggggtgtcacacgaagcgatgtgggctgccacgggaacgatgaacaaccggagaacagaaggaggaccgacattttgaaaatgaacgacgtgtccacgagcaacgataaggtgagtatttttgctcgttcacagtcattcggaggtgtcacacggtacgatatatcaaatgatgccggatgtgcgtcactaatgacgtgacctcgATGGCATAtcgccgatatatcgtaccgtgtgacaccggcataaGAGTACTGTGTCTTTAAGCAAcatgagacagcccatatgatgatgtcatatctttggaagcttctgatacgtttattggcaacatctgacttaattagagacacacctgtggatgtattttaatgcacacctgaaacagacTACTTCTTTGtggagcatcatgggaaagtcaaaagaaatcaaccaagatttcaggaagagaattttggacttgcacaagtcttgttcatccttggatgcaatttccagatacctgaaggtgcctcgttcatctgtacaaacaatgatacacaagtacaaacaagatgggaatgtcaggCCATCATACCGCCCAGGAAGGAGAcggattctgtgtaccagagatgaatgtgctttgtcagacatgtgcatatcaacccaagagcaaATACAAAAAACCTTGTGACGATActagtggaagctggtaagattgtgtcattatccacagtggaaacgagtactgtatgtatctatgtatggtcTGAAAAGCCACTCTGGCAGTAAGAAGccgttactccaaaagaaacataaaaaagtcagattatgtttgcaaatgcacacaggaacaaataccttaatttctggagacatgccctgtggtctgacaaaactaaaattgaactttttggccataatgacaatagttacgtttggaggaaaaagggagaagctttcaaacctaagaacaccatcccaagagTGAAACActtgggtggcagcatcatgttgtggggttgctttgctggaggaggcactggtgcacttcacaaaatagatggcatcatgaggaaagaagattatgtggcaatactgaagcaacatctgaaaacatcagccaggaacttaaagcttgggcagaaatgtgtCATCCAAGTGgataatgacccgaagcatactgccaaactgattacaaagtggcttaaggataacaaagtcaatgttggaGCTGCCATCACAAAGCCCcgatctcagtcctattgaaaatttatggacaaagtTGAAAAGGCAGGTGAGAGCAAGGTGAcccacaaacatggctcagttacaccagttctgtcaggaggaatgggccaaatttgctagcaactattgtgagaagcttgtggaatgatatccaaaatgtttgacccaagtcatacagtttaagggcagtgcaaccaaatactaatgaaatgtatgtaaactgttGACTTTgcatgaaagtaataaaatgccttaaaacattctctctctctcattctggcaattggcaaatataaataattttggttcctaactgacctaaaatgggaaaggtttattctgatatcatgtcagatagtaagaaaaacatgcagatgtgtctttatagatagtgtatgtaaacttctggtttcaactgtatgtgtagGGTGTCGCAAGGTGGTAATCCTTGGGCAAGGGACTGACTTTGGATGTCTTGACACGCTATATAAAAaacatggtcctggctgggtgtctgGACTTGTGTCGTGTGGACTTTACACCTCTGCAGGTCACGTGTTGTGGTTGGCACCGACTGGCCTGGACCAGATGACAACTTCCACAAGGAGACTACCAGTGCAGTTGAAACCACAAATCTTTACCTAACAGTTCATCTTCACAAACCTCCAAAAAAAGGCAGGCAAAAAAAACCTAGACGCCTCGACACAGCCTGGGAAGCTAGTtacgcctcacagaaagaaatgaggaaatctaccttgcctcagagtagtccccaaaggagtagatagccccacacatataaagattacggtgatgtatgaaaacacaatacacagataagaAAAATAGATTCAgcgaaggcgaggcccaactaacttgatacaaagaaaaggaaaggaaactgattttGGTCAGTGCacaatccctatagaaaaataccaaactcctgatagtaaaaaatggccctagaggtcgaacgacctcacccccactatatcaggtactcctgtaaatagtggaagaacaaaatacaaaaaaaccacaaaaatacagaaaagcaaataatcaagttagacatGAAGAAAATCCCTTATCCTGCAGTAGAGCTTGCAAAGGGGGAACCTGATTGCTCACAACAAAAAAGAAtccaaacttcacctgcaagaaaacagatacaaagcaaaacaaggaaaacaaccaccctaaggtgtaaaccaggaagcaaggaaaaaactgagaACTTATCTATAGAAGTCTTGCTCAATGAAACAGGGacggacagaactccaagccaggaacagagactaaggaatatacaattataaccggcgccagcaagccaaaaagtgctctcctatatagaccgacTTGTCTGAAATAGGACTTCTCTatttcccaattaacgccgacacctgtctgagtcacaagctcagattcagctccactaccattcctagccaccagagggagcttcaaaacagcacccacataGACGACATTCAcaatacctaggtccatctagttcaaccttcctccaccaattatccaTTTCATCACtgaatcatttataactgacaatgttgtgtgtactgaggaaatcatccagcccttattTTTAAACTTGTTATAGTGTCTGCCTTTACTACCTCTTactgtagggcattccacaatatgACTACTCTAAAGaatactttacaagctgcgatatcggtaccgatatcgctagcgagcgtacccgcccccgtcggttgtgtgtcacgggcacatcgctgtcgtggtgcacaacatcgctaggaacagtcacacatacttacctgcctagcgacatcgctgtgaccggcgaactgcctcttttctaagggggcggttcgttcggcatcatagcgtcaTCACTAAGTGGcccgccaatggaagcggaggggcggagatgagcgggccgaacatcccgcccaccttcttccttcctcattgccggcggtcacaggtaaggagatgttcctcgttcctgcggtgtcacacatagcgatgtgtgctgccgcaggaacgacgaacaacattgttactgcacatAAAACGATTTtttgtaaatgaacgacctctccaacatcaacgatttttacctcttttgcgatcgttgaaggtcgctcgtacgtgtcacacgctgcgatgtcgctaacgacgctggatgtgcgtcacaaacaccgtgaccccaacaataaattgttagcgatgttgcagcgtgtaaatggcccttaacttTGAAGAACCCTTTTGTATTTAGCTGACGAAATCGCCTTTCTTTcaatcgcagtgagtgccccctggtccttagtattgtctttggaagttaTAAGCCATGTGCCATTCCTAtatattgatcacacatgtatttatacatatacatgaTATCTTGTCTGATACGTCTTTTTTCTAAGTAAaccaatccaactttttcaacctctcatcatatggaagaccttccattccttgcaataatctagttgcccgcctttgtacTGATTCTAccttcttaatatcctttttaaaatgtggaccaaaaactggatcccatattacagatgtggccttataagtgatttatagaggggtaacaatactttggGAACActagatctaatctctctttttatacaccctaaaatcttgtttgcttttgcaactgctgcttgacattgagtactgctgctgagCTTATTTGTAATAGGAATActtaagtccttctcctgttctttaGTGCTGCAGTATCCGGGATCAGAAGGTCGCAGCATTTAGTTGATCGCAGATCCTCTTTTCATTTATCCTGAGTAGGAGCTTAGTTCATTTCAttcagtgctgaaggggttaaggttccttttcTATCCGGCTGTGATTGATATGCAGTTTTTAATGCCAGCTGCAGCCACTTTCTTCCACTATATAAATCCACTCCTTACTCTTTCATATGCCTACTATAGTTCAttctctggagaaagctgtggttATTCTTTCCAGCAGATGCGGGGAAGTCCCTTCTCTGAAGAATAATTGGAGTTTTTTGTTGTATCTGTCTCATTTCTTTGTTTCCCCTCCCTCATGTTATCTTTATATTAATAGTAAGACTGGTATGTTGCTGGCCTGCTTAGGCAagtccagggtcagccagggcataGGCATGTGATTGTGCACAGGGGGAAGGACCCGTCATCAGACCTAGGTAAGTGTGAGGTGTAGACACCTCTCCCTATCGCCAGGTCTTTCCTTTGCATCTTCTCTGGTGTACCCCTCCTCTTGTTCCACACACTGGGCGTTCCTTTGCCCCGTTGTGACATTTGATTTGACTTAATAGTATTTAACAAGGTCTCATTTATATGTGTGTGGTCAGTACAAAGGACTGCCACTTGACTTTTCCTTAAACACTGTAGCAAGAACCAGGGGGCACTCATTACATGTGGAGGAAAGGAGaagtaggaaagggttctttataataattagactgtggaatgcccaaCTAGATACTATATCAGCATTTAAAAAAGGTCTGGATGCTTTTTTCTCAACaaatggcattgtgggttataaataatgTAACGAAAATGAACATATAACTGAGGAGGAACGTTTAACTTgatggacctatgtcttttttcaacctatataactatgtgCACAGCTGATCACGGATGGTTGAGGGAGGATAAcagacagatctggcagtgtgtgtGTTTGGTTATTGGAAACCACCTTCCAAAGTGGAGACTAGAGGTCTTGCAGTGTGTGGTGTGGTTATCGTAAACTACCTTACAAAGTGGAGACTGGAGGTCTGGCAGTGTGTGGGTGTGGTTATTGTAATCCACCTTACAAATAGGAGACGGGAGGTCTGGTAGTGTGTGCGTGTGGTTATCATAAACCATCTTACAAAGTGGTGACTGGAGGTCTGGCAGTGTGTGGGTGTGGTTATCATAAACGACCTTACAAAGAGGTGACTGGATTTCTGGTAGTATGTGCGTGTGGTTATCATAAACCACCTTACAAAGTGGTGACTGGAGgtctggcagtgtgtgtgtgtggttatcGTAATCCACCTTACAAAGTGGAAACTGGAGGAGGGAGTTGAGGTTGTGCTGTGCTGTATCATGAGAAATCAATATGTACACATGTGATCAGAGCTGGTAAAAATGCTCTCAGAGGAAAAAGTTTGAACGTGGAAGAGGTGAAATAAAGTTATGAGAGTTTCTGAAAGCATGAGATGGAACGTTAAATACAAAAAAATAGATAAGTACAATTTTAATAACTATAGAAACTTTGGCACACATGTAATTCCTTTTTTTGTTCACAAAGATGTCCATAGGCTTTAAGCTACGTCATCTACAAAAGAACCAGGGACAGGGAAGCATGGCTTATGGAGGACTCTGCTGCAAAGAGTTTTTAAATTCCCCAGTACTCTCATATTGTGGGGAATAATGCGGGCTTGACATACGAGCCTGCATCAAAGACAGGAACCCTACTTTTGATGTACATGTACATCTCTGCTCTTCCTAGGTGTCTTGCTTTGTGCTAGACTGGATGTAGTTGAAGGTTACAAAATGGACACCACCTGACTTACACCCCCATTTATGCCTTTTTCACTAATCATGTAACTGGAAACGATTGTTGATGGACACAGTAAAACATAAACCTATGGAGAAGACAACTTCAACAGAGAAGTAAAAcattgtaaaggccgctttacacactgcgatatcggtaccgatatcgccatcgtgcgtacccgcccccatcggttgtgcgacacgggcatatctctgcccgtttcgcacaacatcgcccggacccgtcacactacttaccttccctgcgacgtcgctatgaccggtgaaccgcctcctttctaagggggcggttcgttcagcgtcacagcaacgtcacagcagcgtcactgaaccaccgcccaatagaaccggaggggcggagatgagcgggacgaacatcccgcccacctccttccttccgcattgtggctgggaggcaggtaaggagaggttcctcgctcctgcggtgtcacacggagcgatgtgtgctgccgcagaaacgaggaacaacttcgttactgctgcaataacgatatttgagaatggacccccatgtcgccgatgagcgattttgcacgtttttgcgacgatgcaaaatcgctcataggtgtcacacgcaacggcatcgctacagcagccggatgtgcatcacaaaatccgtgaccccaacgagatcgccgtagcgatctcgtagcttgtaaagcccgcttaagagcacAACCTGGTAGACTAACATCATAATCTATCAGTCCCTGCTTTTTGGTTAATTGTCTTCGTCTTTAATTAAATTACATTGTAATTTGTATGGAAATATTATAAACCAATAGTATAATTTTAAATATTAATGCAACATATCATTTCATTGCATTGTTGCAGAAAAATAATTAAATCAACCTTATTCTTGACAGATCACTGTACCAGGAGCTCAGAGGGATGTCTGATATTTTCAGATTTTGCAGCAGATGATCATTTTATCACACCAAATACATGCGATGATAATGTCATTATTCCAGAGACATCTGACGTTCTTCACAGCAAAGATGTATCATCTGATCCTTTTTATCAGGCCCTATCTTCTGCTTCGTGGAAGACCACTGTGCAAGAAAAAATTCACAGATCTGTTGAATATGAAATATCTCACACTGGGGAGAATCCATTTTTATATTCAGAATATGGGAAAAGTTCTAGTATTAATTCAAGACTCACTACACATCAGAGACGTCACaccggagagaagccattttcttgttctgaGTGTGGgaaattttttaaacaaaaatcaCTTTTAGCTGTGCATcagagagttcacacaggggagaagccatattcatgttcagaatgtgagaaatgttttacaggaaaatcaaatcttgttacacaccagagaactcatacaggggagaagccattttcatgttcagtatgtgggaaatgttttatcaagAAATCAGatgttgttagacatcagagatgtCACACgggggagaggccattttcatgttcagaatgtggtaaatcttTTACAGAAAAGGCaaaccttgttacacatcagagaattcacaaaggggagaagccattctcatgttcaacatgtgggaaatgttttaacaaaaaaaCAAATCTTGTAAgacatcagaaaagtcacacaggtgagaagccattttcatgttcagagtgtgggaaatgttttacagaaaaatcaagtcttgttaaacaTCTAAGAATACACTCATGGAGGTAGCCATTTTCTTTTTCAATAATTTTATTGATATGTGTAAAAAATATACTGTAAGTTATGGTAAGAGAAAGTGAAACTATTTGGAACACTGACTATTAGAAAATGTATTCAATTACCAGTAAATATTTGTTATTGAAAAGCAAGTACCCCTTTCACAGTATGGTGTCCCAGAGATGCTCCCACATGCACAGTGTAAGATGTACTCGCAGTGGATTTCCCCATAGTGCCAACAACACAGTATGATAAAgagaaaaactttcagctcacccattccatgtgctcgaatttccttctgctgctcgggctgcaggtgctgctacctgtgtgtaatgaagagagaagagttctgcccagcgcaagaaggagagatatgccagtaaatttccagatgctttattctgcttggtttccagtaaaaacgatcatataaacatatgaacagttaagacaatgtcctccatggatagtgacacaacagcgacgcgtttcggctacaggagtgtagcc containing:
- the LOC142311989 gene encoding uncharacterized protein LOC142311989, translating into MDKDRDKMAERILHLTLEILFRLTGEDYTVVKKTSSERCQDPVSEGWGRPLSPITGPPPHPLIHEDINDQKILELTYKMIELLTGEVPIRCQDVTVYFSMEEWEYLEGHKDLYQDVMMAVPQPLTSPDLSSERTTPERCPRPLLPQDCKQEDPDVPQDDQGEVLTHIITSETYVIGDEWCKEEMLTDSYPDHCTRSSEGCLIFSDFAADDHFITPNTCDDNVIIPETSDVLHSKDVSSDPFYQALSSASWKTTVQEKIHRSVEYEISHTGENPFLYSEYGKSSSINSRLTTHQRRHTGEKPFSCSECGKFFKQKSLLAVHQRVHTGEKPYSCSECEKCFTGKSNLVTHQRTHTGEKPFSCSVCGKCFIKKSDVVRHQRCHTGERPFSCSECGKSFTEKANLVTHQRIHKGEKPFSCSTCGKCFNKKTNLVRHQKSHTGEKPFSCSECGKCFTEKSSLVKHLRIHSWR